A section of the Cuniculiplasma divulgatum genome encodes:
- a CDS encoding M13 family metallopeptidase — translation MKGKSVNHDVNGNDTAKDEESIGFSTSFMMKETDPFSDFFTYANGKWIRDHPIPEDRSEWGAFSELYELNMKRLRKLLEENQSGKERKQLTDFYESAMDTVVIEKLRFQPIQKYMNLIPSQDLKKTLPLILAQIHSMGIFPFFYAYSQADEKNSSVYALYIYQGGLSLPDREYYLSETFSQLRREFRDYVQKVFTLYGEDEETSGKYAETVVNLETRMARESRSRVDLRDPEKNYNRMSVQELSQKYPHLGFSTYLNALGAGNTEYVVVGQPEFLDEIDSLVSRSENADLALYMKWNVINSSLPYLFREAEEMHFNMYGRKIRGQPSIEPRWKRAVNIIDACLGESLGKLYVERYFTEESRQKMAELISDISSVFSDRLKRITWMGYSTRELALKKFGKLRVKIGNPKKFRDYSSITIKPDDYLGNVRRSASFEMKRQMTRVGRSVDPDEWMMTPPTVNAYYSPPDNEIVFPAGILQPPYFDPEMDDAVNYGAVGAVISHEITHGFDDQGRKYDDNGNIMDWWTPEDSRRFEELAENVVETYGALEALPGMKVNGRLTLGENIADLGGVSIAFEALQRHLKRHPERRVNVDGFTPEQRFFLSWAQVWRENIRDDELKLRLTMDPHSPNRFRATIPAVNHAAFPAAFGRETNVSGSGSLQVW, via the coding sequence ATGAAAGGTAAGAGCGTAAATCACGATGTGAACGGAAATGATACCGCCAAAGATGAGGAATCCATAGGATTTTCAACATCATTCATGATGAAAGAAACTGACCCATTTTCTGATTTCTTCACATATGCTAACGGGAAGTGGATCAGAGATCATCCAATTCCGGAGGACAGATCAGAATGGGGTGCCTTTTCTGAGCTCTATGAACTGAACATGAAAAGACTGCGAAAATTGCTTGAAGAAAACCAATCCGGAAAGGAGAGGAAGCAGCTCACGGACTTTTATGAATCCGCAATGGATACCGTTGTAATTGAAAAACTCAGGTTCCAGCCTATCCAGAAATATATGAACCTTATCCCGTCGCAGGATCTGAAGAAAACACTGCCATTAATCCTTGCCCAGATTCACTCCATGGGGATATTTCCATTCTTCTATGCTTACTCCCAGGCTGATGAAAAGAACAGTTCTGTGTATGCGCTCTATATTTACCAGGGCGGATTATCGCTTCCGGACAGGGAATACTACCTTTCAGAGACTTTCTCACAACTGAGGAGGGAATTCCGTGACTACGTACAGAAGGTTTTCACCCTTTATGGAGAGGATGAAGAAACATCGGGGAAATATGCGGAAACCGTAGTCAATCTGGAGACCAGAATGGCCAGGGAATCCAGAAGCAGGGTGGATCTCCGAGATCCTGAAAAAAATTACAACAGAATGTCTGTTCAGGAGCTTTCCCAAAAATATCCCCATCTGGGATTCAGTACCTATCTGAATGCATTGGGCGCAGGAAACACGGAATACGTTGTGGTCGGCCAGCCGGAATTCCTGGATGAGATCGATTCTCTTGTCTCCCGATCCGAAAATGCCGACCTTGCACTTTATATGAAGTGGAACGTGATCAACAGTTCCCTTCCGTACCTTTTCAGGGAAGCAGAGGAAATGCATTTCAACATGTATGGCCGCAAGATAAGGGGTCAACCTTCCATAGAGCCCAGATGGAAAAGAGCAGTCAACATCATAGATGCGTGTCTGGGTGAATCCCTTGGAAAACTCTATGTTGAAAGATATTTCACAGAGGAATCACGACAGAAAATGGCAGAGCTCATTTCTGATATAAGCAGCGTATTCTCAGATAGGCTGAAAAGAATTACCTGGATGGGGTACAGCACAAGGGAACTGGCATTAAAGAAATTCGGGAAGCTTAGGGTGAAGATAGGAAATCCAAAGAAATTCAGGGACTATTCTTCCATAACCATAAAACCGGATGACTATCTGGGTAACGTTCGCAGATCAGCCTCCTTTGAGATGAAACGGCAGATGACAAGGGTAGGAAGGAGCGTTGACCCTGATGAGTGGATGATGACCCCTCCAACAGTGAATGCATACTATTCGCCACCAGACAATGAAATTGTGTTTCCAGCTGGAATCCTGCAGCCGCCGTATTTTGATCCTGAGATGGACGATGCTGTCAACTATGGAGCTGTAGGTGCCGTTATATCGCACGAAATTACCCATGGATTCGATGATCAGGGGAGGAAATACGACGACAATGGTAATATAATGGACTGGTGGACGCCAGAAGATTCAAGGAGATTTGAAGAACTTGCCGAGAATGTTGTTGAAACCTATGGCGCCCTTGAAGCACTTCCTGGAATGAAGGTTAATGGCAGGCTGACGCTTGGTGAAAACATTGCTGACCTTGGTGGCGTCAGCATTGCATTTGAAGCATTGCAGAGGCACCTGAAACGGCATCCTGAGAGAAGAGTGAACGTGGATGGTTTCACGCCGGAGCAGAGATTCTTTCTGTCCTGGGCTCAGGTGTGGCGGGAGAACATACGGGATGATGAACTGAAACTCAGGTTAACCATGGATCCGCATTCTCCCAACAGGTTCAGGGCAACTATTCCGGCAGTAAATCACGCAGCCTTTCCCGCTGCTTTCGGGAGGGAAACCAATGTATCTGGTTCCGGCAGTCTTCAGGTGTGGTAA